In Oreochromis aureus strain Israel breed Guangdong linkage group 22, ZZ_aureus, whole genome shotgun sequence, the genomic window caaagttgcctccatttttatagttttttattaatattttgtaataatttattctgttttgggagtgttttttatgtatctgtattatattatacatacacattaaaagtgaatctctgtccaaaacatgcactcagtttacttcttactcactatgagcatcatttaaacaacctttatcagatttgatggttttgttacagacttctcaaaaaagtgttttgcttttctttctcaaatgtggggattaaattgtgttaaaatgtacaaaacagtgatgtcatgttttgtgacgaggacctaggcacagagagacttgatgaatttaagaatcttatgactTAATAAAGAAAtctgcagacttgcacagagagggtaaaattatgatgactgataatggagatgaagacaacagacgatgaggacagggaggaacaggggtttaaatgcaccaaggagacagtcagagggaactcgggacaacgGGAGATATTTAaagatgcagggactgacagagacagggaagaagtctcatcgtgacgagtaaagtttaccttgcctggatgggcagctctctgggtgctcagcacccccaaagctctgatcctagaatcgcccctgtcTGTAACATCTCATTTTTTGATGGTAAAGTATCCAGCACCTCTGTGAGCGTACTGTAACTGTGTGCTGTGACAGCTCTGTTAGGAGGGTGAAGGTGAAACAAGCCCAAGAGTCCAGGACAGCACAGAGAGGAGTCGCGGAGAGGGTTAGTGCAGAGGTTCGTGTTGTAGGTGCACCCCAAACAGCTCCCTGTGACTCATACCTCCGCTACTTGTTGAGGGACGCTGCTGCTGTCACACGAAGCACCCGCGCGTACCTTTATTTTCAAAGCCGCGTGCATGCGTGCGCGCgcgtgcagcagggctgctTCCTGCTCACTCCGCGGTGCTGGTGCATGGAGGCGGCTGGGCTGGGCTTTGCTCGGCTTGTGTCCGGCGGAGTTGACGGAGTCAGCGCGGTGTCCCTCACAGTTGCCATCCTGCGGCGGATATGTGGGAACGGGTTTAGGGCTGGGCTCGATTCAGCCCTTGGCTGCTTATTCGGAGTCATGTGGACGTTAGGTGTCTTCAAACTACCACCGGGCTGCAACAGGAACTCCGAAATCCAGGCAAGTTCACAGAAGTGTgggagtgtgtgaatgtgagattGTGTGTCTGCGGTGGTGCAGTCGGAGCAGCTGGGTGACATGAACTCTTTCATTCTGTGGGTCGTTAACGGTGCCGTGAGCTGCTGTGTTGTCGGAGAGGAATGCAGCAGCTCGGTCATCAGACACATTCCATGTCTGCACAGTGTCAGTGCAGATAGTCCGGCACGGCACGGCACGACAGTCCATGGCTATCCGTAGTTGAGGGACGCCTTATCCCAGTCAGTTGATAACGCTGTGCTGATTTTCACCACAGCATTCTTGCAGCTGCTTCATTTCCCTCCGCCTGGGCTCCACGGGCTCAACAAGCTGGTGCATTTGACAGACACGGTTCCACCCGTGTGCACCAGCAAACGCTTTCTCATTTGTTCATTTTCGTCATGTATCACAACTTGTGGCTTCTCGGGAATTGAATTGGCTCCAGACCAGCTTCCTCTGCTGGCTGTAAACTGCAGATGCACAGTATGACTGGGTCAATGACACACTGAGTGCGGGCTTCCAGAGCCACACTGTAGAGAAAGTCCTTTCCAGCAGACGCTGCGCTCCTGTCTGTGTCGTTCCTGCGTAATTACATGACAGCAGGGTAATCGGAGTTCAGAGCATCATAAGGATCAGACGTGCATTTACCGTCATGTGCAACCATGCTGCATGTCACACCCTCATCGACACAAACTTGTGCCACAGCTGCTGAATGCAGTCTGCTGCTCCTCTCATTTTTGTTACTGCAGCGTTAATCCCACGGCAGAGGGGAAtacagatatgtgtgtgtgtgtgtgtgtgtgtgtactggtcagcacatttatttaatatatgGAGATTTAGACATTTGGTCATCACATGACCAGGGGATagctgtgatgtcaaaaatcCAGGCTTTGATCATTAAGATAAAATGATTTGTTCAAACttttaatgtttgatttcatAAACAGAAATCTACCAGTAACTGTGTGTAATATTTACCCTGTGTGAAATCAAAGGCCCGGCCTGACGTCAGCCACTAACTCGTGGCACTGGATGTTGTTGTGTTGCATTCTGAATGTCGTCCTCATGATTAACTTCTTCATGACTTCCTCGTGTTTGTGGCCTTGGATAAAATGGTGACATGACTTTTTCCCACAGTGAGATTCTTTAACACTGACAGCCTGCATACATCTCACATTAAGGCGTCTGTACTAATAAAATACTTTCCTGATTGTTTGCATGAATGAATTCATTGCGTTTTCATGTAGGAAGCCATTGTAGGGATTGTTGATATAATATCTAATATATAATACAGTTGTTAAAGAATTTAATATCACTGGGACAGTATCCATGTAACCATGCTTAAAATCCAAAGCACAGAAATATGTGTTTAATGCATGTACTCTTTATTACTTGACTAAAAATATACACAGGTTCTTCTTCGTGAACAGAAAGGTTTATGGTCCTCCTGATATCCATCCTTTCCTCATATTCTCCCAGCAGGCGGTTGTCAGTCTATCGTAGATGCCTCATCTGAGCTTTTATGATGAAATCAGCTGCCTGATAAAACAAGTTCAATGAGAACACTGAGGCTGATGTCGGACATTAAAATTGTTTCTGTAAAACGTAAACAACAAGCTGGTTTGctctattttatgttttatatacAAGTCTTTCCAAAAAAAGCTGGATGTTGTCtgataaacccatattttattcacaataaaacatatttaaggtGTTTCAGAGGTCAAGAAAGTTTAAAAACCCAAGAAATGTATCAACAGACAACAGGCAGGTCAAGTAAAAAGAATTTGCAGTACCAACACGAGACATGTGCAGTGGTTTCAGAAAAGAACTGTAGCAATAATGTACTTAAAGATGGGTTAAGGTACCCAGTCTTATATTTTATTAAGAGCAGGCACCCTCATATGTCTTTAAGATTCAGAGCTGAGTGCATTATTACTTTGTATATTTGGCACTCTTCATAAACATTCACAGAAGGACAAAGGGAACATTTTACGCTCTTTGGTGCATGCTGCAGTCACTGCTACTGGAGGTGGCTTTTCCATTTCACTTTTCTTTGTTCATTACTGTACAGGAACATAGGAAGAACAGCATGTATGTGAGTGCTTCTGTACTTTTGTTTGTACCTCATTTAATTTACAACCTCTCCACAGATGTGGACATTGGAAGGTTTTGGTGATTAACACTGGGGAAAAACCCACTGTCAGTTAGCCAGTAATGAGTAACTACAGTGAGCTCTAGCAGGTCTAAACATATGAATAAGTTATaatattaaaactgaaaaatactcccattacaaaatatttttgaaGGCCTCTTCAAATATTATTCATTTCAAACATTTGCCCACGTGTCTGTCCTCAGGCTGCTGTCTCTGGTTTTCTTGTGCAGTGATAACATGAAGGTTTAGATTAGCATTAATTTTGGCATTAGCCTTTGTAGCCCGAGGACTGAGAGCGTGACAAAGGTGGGTTAGTGGTGTGTATCACTCTCTGCTGCAGTTTAACAGTATTACCAGGGAGATCCAGACTGAGCTCCACTCAGACACCCACAATGAATGTGTTCACTGTCACCTCAGCCGCCATGAAACAGTTCAGACATCTCTGTACTGTGAACATAGTTGCAGGCATTGGATGTGTTTGAATGAACAGAGACATTAACTCTTTACATTTCCTTCTTCCTAAAGCACTCTGACACGTTGTGACTCAAACCAAGAGCTCTGGACTAATCTCTGCCATGAAGACCAAGAAATCTCAAGCAGTTAGGCCAAGCTCACCTGCCTGTCAACCAAAGTCTCGCTTCACCTTACGAAGTAGAAAGAAGAAGGAGAGGTTGATCCGAGGCAAGCTTCGCATCCGCTCCATGCCTGGAGCGTTCCTAGTGCTTGGCGTGGTTGTGGTGGTTGTTGGCACTGCTCTGGCTGTGGCAGGATACTGGCCCTATCAGATATCAAGGTCGTCCATCCTGGGAGCTGCAGAAGGGGAAAGCGCCTCTGAATCACAGACTTCTGGCTGGAGTCTGGGACCCAAGGGCTTCCTGTCCACAGCCAGTCTCATTCACAGTGAGAGGATGAAGCTGTTGGGACCAGTCATCATGGGGGTGGGTCTCTTCATCCTCATATGTGCCAACACTGTCCTGTACGAGAAcagggacagagagactcaGATGCTGCTGGCCCAGATGCGTAGTGTTATTTGCTCCGTGTCTGCGGCTGTGCCTTCAGCTGACCTTAAAGAAATAGCAGCAGCCAATTCAATGGCCAAACACTACCAGTGGGTTAGCAGTCTACCGGCTGCCCATCTCAACATTctctgtctgcagcagctgGCCACCTCTGAGCCTCTGCTCCAGAGCAGAAGCACCGTGGACCAGGAGCACAGCATGGAGGGCTTCTACCAGCAAGCTGTTCTTCAGATGGAAGGCCTCCACCACCAGGAGTCAAAGCCTCCGTCTTCTGCCAAAGCTTCCCACTCCAGCTCATGTAATTCCAGTCAGACTGACTTTAATGCACAGCTGGGTGCTAAATGTGAAGAGAGAGCCAGCTGCAGTTCACACACTGGCCCACTTGTTAAGACCAATGTGTGCCTGGTATCTGCAGGCTCCATGTCCACCTTAGGGGTGGATGAAGTGGCTGTCACAGCTGCTCAACCAAGGCGCTGCCACAGTATGAGCTACAGGACTAACCCTTATACAACGCAAACGGGTAGGTGTATGGAGAGAGAGCAGATTCAGGCAAATCAGCTCGAAGTCACTCGTATGGAGGCAAGCTCACAGGTTTGTGTAAATGTTCTTGGACAGGTTGCCGATTCTGCAGAGCAGACTCACCAAAGCTGGCCTCGGCTAGATCTGGGCAACGGCAGACGATACCTGAAACTggagaacaaagaaaactcgGTGGAAAAACTGCTGGACCAGTTGGAGCACCAGTGCTCTCAGGGAGATACAAGTTTTGGATCTGGGCCTTTCCAGTGATGGCTGCAAACCCAGCATGGAATACTGATATCTCGATTTGATGTTTTGATTTTAGCTTTCACTTCTGTGCAGGGCAGAGAATAACCGAGCCCCGGAATATTTGGAGTACAGCATTTCTATGAAGGATTTGTTGAGCTCTTTCCCAAGCTTCAGAGGAGTATTGATACACAGCGTTTGCTTGGCTGGATGTGGCAGATGTTTTCTATCATTCAAGGAGATGAACAACATACATCTCCTACACTGCTGCAGCTGAGTGGATCACAGTGTTTACTTATGCTGTTTGGGTTGGCAGCATTGCAATAAATCAAGTTGTATGTTGCCAAAATGTGTTTGCCTGTTTCTGGAACACCGCATGCACAGCCCAGTAAAAGGAGAGAGAGCAGGACGAGAGACTGTTTACACTGTGCAGTCAGTTCAGAACCAAACTACTCGGACTCCCGAGTCCATAAAGAGAAATGCAACCAGTGTATAAACAtgggacttttttttccctattcCAAATGCAATGCATGGCAGTGATGTACAATATGCAATATGTTGCATCTCAATTCTTATGCTAGTGATGTCATTGTTGGTTTTATATGCACAAGTAGTAACAAATGGTTATTCTGATTTAGAACATCTTGGATCTTattctcgtgtgtgtgtgtgtgtagatagaTGTATACCCATTTTCCTACAGAATCAGTCATGATAACATTGTACCAAATATCAGACCAGCAGTGTCAGCCTGTACTCCATGTTTGCTGTTCTAGTGTGTTGCATTAAGCACATCACTGATAGCTTCAAAATGGACCTTTAATGGTAAAAAGCAGCAACAAAGAGACAGACGTAAGTCATCAACGCCCGATCCAAatcctgcagctgcagctgatgACTCTTGActaattttctgttattttagctgctccataaaatacaaaacatgacACTTTAATTACACGTGTCTTCATTAAGGAAAAGTACATCAGTTTGATGTCTCGTTATTTACCTTTTAGAGCAGTTCACAGACATTTAATAATGGTTTATGATGCACGTTAAACCACGTTAACATTTAGCTATGGCTGCTTGGGACTATAAGATATTGTGTTAAATGATTGTGTATGAAAGCAAAGTGCTGTTAATTTAGTAACTAGCCTGTCTGAGCATTTGGTGAGTGTTTTTGTCATGACTAAAAATGGTGACCAAACCTATGACAATAAGATCCAAGTTAACAAAAAGATTAATGAAGGAAGAATTGTTTCTTGTGCTTCTCCTGGTGAATGCAGTATCATCTTGTAATGAATACAGGGATGCCCTCTTCTTCTGGTGTCCAGTCGACTCTTTCATAGTGTGCCCAGTATTTATGAGGAGGGTGACCGAGTCCCCACACATCTTCCACTCTCGTCACATCATCCTATGATCAATGGACTGAATGGATTGTGCGGACAAGGCAACCCTGTGACTCCACTTAGATTTAGTAAGGTTGCTGTTACTGCATACAGCTGGGTGTGTGTCATAGAGGAAGAAGACGATGAATTACAGTCTCCTGGGCCTCCTTATGTGCAGATGTGCAGGGGCCATCGCTCCGTGCTCCATATTTGAATCAACACTACTctggttttctttttgtctgtgcTGCCTGTTCTGTATGCCACATATCTACATGTATACCAAGCAATATGTGCGGTCTGGCAGAACAATCAATGACTGCCTTGCCCTGTACTGGACACCAAATTATACAACATTGCCATTCCTTTGTTACAAATATAAGGCAAAGCAAAAGTAACATCTTTGCAGTCATCTCATTTATTCACACTGTCCTCTCTACACATATCACTGACAATCCAATTCTTCACTCTGAAGGAGACtttgaatattaaaaacatACAACTGGGATCTGGACTTTTGAAATCCATGCTCACTTTATCAACTGAATGGAAATGTGAGAAGTTCTTGTTCCACAGCACAGGTTTGGTATTTTCTAGCAGGACTGGGGTGGTTTGGGAGGGAGAAATTCCCCAGTTGCAGTTATCCTCAGCAAAGCCTGATGTATAGCTCCATATCCCTCCCCCTTCCTTAGCTTTTATAGTTCCTTCAGGGCAGGTATGCAGTCCCTCGTGATCGCCTCTTATTTAATTGGTCGTTTACAAGATGGCCTCTGGGTTTCTAACAGCTCATAAAGCTAGCAGGCAGGACCTCCTGTTCCCTGTGGCAAAAGTAAAGGAAAGTAGAAAATTACAGAACTGCAAGAAGGTGTAGATGTAAAAAATGAGATCATAATTTAGAACTTTTGTGCCAGACATCAGGTCTTCTTGTCATTTGCTCGGCTGGTCTCTCTAAGCTGTCTATACACTGCCAACCAAAGCAATGAGATTAGGGAAGAGACTTCTGGAGTGAATGGCTTTGTTAATTCAGCATTCGGCCACAGTCATTTGCACATAATTGTTACTGTCCATTAGCTAATGTAGCCAAATACATTAGTATCTGGGAAGCACTGAATAGCAGCATGTGCACAAGAGCCGAGTAATTATTACCACACCAGCTGATGTCAGTTGTCATTAtactggcttcccttcattggctccctgttgaatccagaattcaaaatcctgctcctcacatacaaggtcttaaataatcaggccccatcttatcttaatgaccttgtagtaccatatcaccctattagagcacttcgctctcacactgcaggcctacttgttgttcctagagtatttaaaagtagaatgggaggcagagccttcagttttcaggcccctcttctgtggaaccaacttccagtttggattcaggagacagacactatctctactttcaagattagtcttcaaactttcctttttgctaaagcatatagtttgggctggaccaggtgaccctgaatcctcccttagttatgctgcaatagacgtaggctgccggggattcccatgatgcattgagtttttcccttccagtcacctttctcactcactatgtgttaatagacctctctgcatcgaatcatatctgttattaatctctgtctctcttccacagcatgtctttatcctgttttccttctctcaccccaacccagcacatggccccgcccctccctgagcctggttctgccggaggtttcttcctgttaaaagggagtttttccttcccactgtcgccaaagtgcttgctcatagggggtcatatgattgttgggtttttctctgtatttattattctaGGGTCTGCCTTACgatataaaacaccttgaggcgactgttgttgtgatttggtgctgtataaatgcaACGGAATTGAAGGttttttttgctgcagtttCTTGCAAATCATGTTACTGCTATCCCATAACCAAGCAACTACAGGTGTTTTACAGTGAATGTGGCACTTAGCACTTAGGATTTTCCCCCCTCTGTGATTTTGTGACCAAGCTGTTAAATCAGGATTTGCAGCTATCAATTAGGAGGagagcaataaaaaaaagagaaaaaaactaaaaacaaaaatgatttttacTACACAAGATTGCAAGCTGCAACTTTCTGCTGCAGTGAAAGCTGTGGAAAAAAGCCAAGTACAAGCTTGGTTTCAAATAGGCTGGGACACTCTAAATGTGAATAACAAATGGTGGATAGGTCAACACATTGTATTCACAATAGAGCACAGAaaacatcaaatgtttaaactgagaaaaacatAAGGTTTTAAGATTGTCCAATATGAGATTCTAGCTGCAGTCCTAGGTCTTCTATGAAGCCATGCTGTTGTAATAGTTGCAGTATGCAGTTTAGGACTGGCTTGTTGAAATATGCAAGGCCTAACCTGAGAAAGATGTCTGAAGGAACATATGCTGCTCTAACACCTGTATGTGCACCTGAGCATTGATGCTGTTGATCCAGACAGGCTTTGTAGCTGAGCCCTGAAAACAAGCTGCATGGTTTCTGAATCATGTTTACCTGTGGCTTCTTTGTAACATACTTGCTTCTTTATGGAAGTCACCATGCCTGTTTCCCAAATTATACATGGGATATTCATGGGAACA contains:
- the tmem200b gene encoding transmembrane protein 200A isoform X2 — its product is MKTKKSQAVRPSSPACQPKSRFTLRSRKKKERLIRGKLRIRSMPGAFLVLGVVVVVVGTALAVAGYWPYQISRSSILGAAEGESASESQTSGWSLGPKGFLSTASLIHSERMKLLGPVIMGVGLFILICANTVLYENRDRETQMLLAQMRSVICSVSAAVPSADLKEIAAANSMAKHYQWVSSLPAAHLNILCLQQLATSEPLLQSRSTVDQEHSMEGFYQQAVLQMEGLHHQESKPPSSAKASHSSSCNSSQTDFNAQLGAKCEERASCSSHTGPLVKTNVCLVSAGSMSTLGVDEVAVTAAQPRRCHSMSYRTNPYTTQTGCRFCRADSPKLASARSGQRQTIPETGEQRKLGGKTAGPVGAPVLSGRYKFWIWAFPVMAANPAWNTDISI
- the tmem200b gene encoding transmembrane protein 200A isoform X1, with amino-acid sequence MKTKKSQAVRPSSPACQPKSRFTLRSRKKKERLIRGKLRIRSMPGAFLVLGVVVVVVGTALAVAGYWPYQISRSSILGAAEGESASESQTSGWSLGPKGFLSTASLIHSERMKLLGPVIMGVGLFILICANTVLYENRDRETQMLLAQMRSVICSVSAAVPSADLKEIAAANSMAKHYQWVSSLPAAHLNILCLQQLATSEPLLQSRSTVDQEHSMEGFYQQAVLQMEGLHHQESKPPSSAKASHSSSCNSSQTDFNAQLGAKCEERASCSSHTGPLVKTNVCLVSAGSMSTLGVDEVAVTAAQPRRCHSMSYRTNPYTTQTGRCMEREQIQANQLEVTRMEASSQVCVNVLGQVADSAEQTHQSWPRLDLGNGRRYLKLENKENSVEKLLDQLEHQCSQGDTSFGSGPFQ